In Coregonus clupeaformis isolate EN_2021a chromosome 15, ASM2061545v1, whole genome shotgun sequence, one genomic interval encodes:
- the rpl7a gene encoding 60S ribosomal protein L7a: QPKGKKSKGKKVAPAPSVAKKHEAKKVVNPLFEKRPKNYGIGQDIQPKRDLTRFVKWPRYIRLQRQRSILYKRLKVPPAINQFTQALDRQTATQLFKLAHKYRPETKQEKKQRLLARAEQKAAGKGDTPTKRPPVLRAGVNTVTTLVESKKAQLVVIAHDVDPIELVVFLPALCRKMGVPYCIVKGKARLGRLVHRKTCTSVAFTQTNPEDKGALAKLVEAIKTNYNDRYEEIRRHWGGGIMGPKSTARIAKLEKAKAKELATKLG; the protein is encoded by the exons GAGGCCAAGAAAGTGGTCAACCCCCTGTTCGAGAAGAGGCCAAAGAACTATGGCATTG GTCAGGACATCCAGCCAAAGCGTGATCTGACACGCTTTGTGAAATGGCCCCGCTATATTCGCCTGCAAAGGCAGCGCTCCATCCTGTACAAGCGTCTGAAGGTCCCCCCTGCGATCAACCAGTTCACCCAGGCACTGGACCGTCAGACCG CCACACAGCTGTTTAAGCTGGCCCACAAGTACAGGCCGGAGACCAAGCAGGAGAAGAAGCAGAGGCTGCTGGCCCGCGCTGAACAGAAGGCCGCTGGAAAGGGAGACACCCCAACCAAGAGGCCACCTGTTCTCCGTGCAG GTGTGAACACTGTCACCACTCTGGTAGAAAGCAAGAAGGCACAGCTGGTGGTCATTGCCCACGATGTGGACCCTATTGAG CTGGTGGTGTTCCTGCCCGCTCTGTGTCGCAAGATGGGCGTCCCTTACTGCATTGTCAAGGGCAaggccaggctgggaagactagtGCACAGAAAGACCTGCACTTCAGTCGCCTTCACACAGACTAACCC TGAAGACAAAGGTGCCCTTGCCAAGCTGGTGGAAGCCATCAAGACCAACTACAATGACCGATATGAGGAG ATCCGTCGTCACTGGGGAGGTGGTATCATGGGCCCCAAGTCCACAGCCCGTATCGCTAAGCTGGAGAAGGCTAAGGCCAAGGAACTGGCCACCAAGCTCGGATAA
- the LOC121582105 gene encoding surfeit locus protein 1, producing the protein MGSLTFMFACSAKTLKIIKNHSHAIYFKRTLLLSRLPLFKQSEGKCINFGRLSSSTAARAAKGEDSFLKWLLLLIPVTTFGLGTWQVKRREWKMQLIAELRSLTSVEPIPLPIDPLELNDLEYRRVKVHGHYDHSQEMYILPRSPVDPEKEAREAGQLSSSGETGANVVTPFYCSDLGITILVNRGYVPRKKIKPETRMKGQVDDEVDLVGVVRLTEIRKPFVPQNDVEHNRWHYRDLEAMARVTGAQQIFIDADLASTIPGGPIGGQTRVTLRNEHMQYIMTWYGLCAATSYMWYAKFIKRMV; encoded by the exons ATGGGCAGTTTAACATTTATGTTCGCTTGCTCTGCTAAGACCTTGAAGATAATCAAAAACCAC TCACATGCAATTTATTTCAAAAGGACTCTCTTATTGTCACGACTGCCTCTCTTCAAACAATCAGAAG GCAAGTGTATCAACTTTGGTCGACTGTCAAGCTCAACAGCTGCCAGAGCAGCGAAGGGAGAGGACTCCTTCCTCAAATGGCTCCTGCTTCTGATTCCTGTCACTACATTTGGTCTTGGGACATGGCAG GTGAAACGTCGGGAATGGAAAATGCAGTTGATTGCAGAACTGAGAAGTCTTACCTCTGTGGAACCCATCCCTCTTCCTATTGA TCCTCTGGAGTTGAATGATCTGGAGTACAGGAGAGTAAAGGTGCATGGGCACTATGACCACTCCCAGGAGATGTACATCTTACCCCGCTCACCTGTCGACCCAGAGAAAGAGGCAAGGGAAGCAGGCCAGCTGTCATCCAGTGGAGAAACTGGAGCCAATGTCGTTACCCCGTTCTACTGCAGTGACCTAGG GATCACGATCCTTGTAAACAGAGGCTATGTTCCTAGGAAGAAGATCAAGCCAGAAACCAGGATGAAGGGACAG GTGGATGACGAGGTTGACCTGGTGGGGGTGGTGAGGCTGACCGAGATCCGCAAACCCTTTGTGCCACAAAACGATGTGGAGCACAACCGCTGGCATTACCGCGACCTGGAGGCAATGGCCAGAGTCACAGGGGCCCAGCAGATCTTCATTGATGCTGACCTGG CCAGCACAATTCCTGGTGGACCTATAGGAGGACAGACCCGAGTCACCCTCAGGAATGAACATATGCAGTACATTATGACGTG gTATGGCCTCTGCGCAGCAACCTCTTACATGTGGTATGCCAAGTTCATCAAAAGGATGGTGTAA
- the surf6 gene encoding surfeit locus protein 6: MASLASKDSYLQKLASKVCARQQEPRNRPFVPFQGGRVAGPPKKRNKTNHKQIRGNSNLAKHQKPPLKPNQKAVITPAQKAPGAAEQNASKATVPNGTLVKTKQKPKGGKPGTKFSTVDILRQRLHEKIEESRGQGTPKDPSSEEVQKKREKRKQERERKKRKRKEFLIKKLAEKAGLEYEPEIKREEAPPPPTAPAAGKRDETAIVFNKVELGDGGFLDKEQKKKEKKNRIKGGLTPLVGKNYKQLLGRVEARKAKLEELREKDEGKAKVQEEKMKWTNVLYKAEGLKIKDDEDLLRASLKRKEKMRSQRKKKWTERSETVVEKMQRRQDKRRRNIQKNNKGKVEKKKDRARKRGRVLPEDLKKAQV, translated from the exons ATGGCAAGTCTTGCTTCAAAGGACTCCTACCTTCAGAAATTAGCAAGTAAAGTATGTGCTCGACAGCAAGAACCAAGAAATAGGCCATTTG TCCCTTTTCAAGGTGGTCGTGTGGCTGGCCCTCCAAAGAAGAGGAATAAAACCAATCACAAACAGATACGTGGGAACAGCAACCTAGCGAAACACCAGAAGCCACCTTTGAAGCCTAACCAGAAGGCTGTCATCACCCCAGCACAGAAAGCACCTGGTGCAGCAGAACAGAATGCCTCAAAAGCTACAGTTCCAAATGGGACATTGGTTAAGACTAAACAGAAGCCCAAAG GTGGAAAGCCAGGCACTAAATTCTCCACGGTAGATATTCTACGGCAGAGACTTCATGAGAAGATTGAGGAGTCTCGTGGGCAG GGAACCCCTAAGGACCCATCCTCTGAGGAGGTGCAGAAGAAGCGAGAGAAGCGGAAGCAGGAGAGGGAGCGCAAGAAGAGGAAGCGTAAAGAGTTCCTCATTAAGAAGCTTGCTGAAAAAGCCGGCCTAGAGTATGAGCCTGAGATCAAAAGGGAAGAggcccctcctcctcccaccgcACCAGCTGCAGGCAAGCGGGACGAGACGGCCATCGTCTTCAACAAGGTGGAGCTGGGCGATGGTGGCTTCTTGGACAAAGagcagaagaagaaggagaagaagaacagGATAAAAGGCGGTCTGACACCACTGGTGGGCAAAAACTACAAGCAGCTGCTGGGGCGCGTGGAGGCTCGCAAGGCTAAGCTGGAGGAGCTGCGGGAGAAGGACGAGGGCAAGGCCAAGGTGCAGGAGGAGAAGATGAAGTGGACCAACGTGCTGTACAAGGCAGAGGGCCTGAAGATCAAGGACGACGAGGACCTGCTGAGGGCCTCCCTCAAGAGGAAAGAGAAGATGCGCTCGCAGCGGAAGAAGAAGTGGACGGAGCGCAGCGAGACAGTGGTGGAGAAGATGCAGAGGCGACAGGACAAGAGGCGCAGGAACATCCAGAAGAACAACAAGGGCAaagtggagaagaagaaggaccGGGCCAGGAAGAGGGGCCGCGTGCTGCCTGAAGACCTGAAGAAGGCTCAGGTgtag
- the kyat1 gene encoding kynurenine--oxoglutarate transaminase 1 isoform X1, translating into MLRRATANVTVNCWKGNIVKLDHKLIMSRQLHARRIEGIDKNIWVDFTQLAADYKAVNLGQGFPDFPPPSYIQEAFCKAVNGGCSMHQYTRAFGHPALVSILAKFFGRVVGHEIDAFEDILVTVGAYQALFCTFQALVDEDDEVIIIEPFFDCYQPMVKMARGKAVYVPLRPRVEGGKALTSADWLLSSEELASKFNPRTKAIVINTPNNPLGKVYKREELQVIADLCIRHDVVCISDEVYEWLTYDGAKHVKIASLPGMWERTVTIGSGGKSFSATGWKVGWAIGAGHILKHLKTVHQNSVYHCATAAQEAVAQGFQREYEQFGTPESYFLQLPERLHHKRKKLATCLESVGLQPILPEGGYFMIADISSLKVDLNDPSTQGEAHDYRFVKWLIKEKGLATIPVSAFYSPEHRKDFENYVRFCFVKEDSTLNAAEDILRKWRDGK; encoded by the exons ATGCTAAGAAGAGCAACTGCAAATGTGACTGTGAATTGTTGGAAAGGAAACATTGTAAAACTTGATCATAAG TTAATCATGTCACGCCAGCTACATGCTCGCAGAATCGAGGGAATCGACAAAAATATATG GGTTGATTTTACCCAGCTGGCTGCTGACTACAAGGCAGTGAATCTAGGCCAGGGCTTTCCTGACTTCCCCCCTCCAAGCTACATCCAAGAGGCCTTCTGCAAAGCAGTCAACGGAGGATGCTCAATGCATCAGTACACACGCGCTTTC GGCCATCCCGCTCTTGTGTCGATCCTGGCCAAGTTCTTTGGTAGAGTCGTGGGACATGAGATTGATGCTTTTGAGGACATCCTGGTCACTGTCGGAGCCTACCAGGCTCTCTTCTGCACCTTTCAAGCCCTGGTCGATGAAGACGATGAG GTCATCATTATTGAGCCTTTTTTCGACTGCTATCAGCCAATGGTGAAGATGGCAAGAGGAAAGGCTGTCTATGTGCCACTGAGGCCA AGAGTGGAGGGGGGCAAGGCCCTGACTAGTGCAGACTGGCTCCTATCGTCTGAGGAGTTGGCCAGTAAATTCAACCCACGCACCAAAGCCATCGTCATCAACACTCCCAACAATCCATTAGGCAAG GTGTATAAGAGGGAGGAGCTCCAGGTGATTGCAGACCTGTGTATAAGGCATGATGTGGTGTGTATCAGTGACGAGGTGTACGAGTGGCTGACTTATGACGGTGCCAAGCATGTGAAGATAG CCAGTCTTCCTGGGATGTGGGAGCGGACTGTCACGATAGGAAGCGGAGGAAAGAGCTTCAGTGCTACAGGGTGGAAG GTTGGCTGGGCTATTGGAGCAGGGCACATTCTAAAGCACCTGAAGACCGTCCATCAGAACTCTGTGTACCACTGTGCCACTGCCGCTCAG GAGGCGGTGGCCCAAGGTTTCCAGAGAGAGTACGAGCAGTTTGGGACGCCAGAGAGCTACTTCCTGCAGCTGCCTGAGAGGCTGCATCACAAGAGGAAGAAGCTGGCCACCTGTCTGGAGAGTGTTGGCCTGCAGCCCATTCTGCCTGAGGGAGGCTACTTCATGATCGCAGACATCTCCTCTCTCA AGGTTGACTTGAATGATCCAAGCACTCAGGGTGAAGCTCATGACTACAGATTTGTCAAGTGGCTCATTAAAGAGAAG GGTTTGGCCACTATCCCTGTCTCGGCTTTCTACAGCCCTGAGCACCGCAAGGACTTTGAAAACTACGTTCGGTTCTGCTTCGTCAAGGAGGACTCAACGTTGAACGCTGCCGAGGATATCCTCAGAAAGTGGAGGGATGGAAAATGA
- the kyat1 gene encoding kynurenine--oxoglutarate transaminase 1 isoform X2, with protein sequence MSRQLHARRIEGIDKNIWVDFTQLAADYKAVNLGQGFPDFPPPSYIQEAFCKAVNGGCSMHQYTRAFGHPALVSILAKFFGRVVGHEIDAFEDILVTVGAYQALFCTFQALVDEDDEVIIIEPFFDCYQPMVKMARGKAVYVPLRPRVEGGKALTSADWLLSSEELASKFNPRTKAIVINTPNNPLGKVYKREELQVIADLCIRHDVVCISDEVYEWLTYDGAKHVKIASLPGMWERTVTIGSGGKSFSATGWKVGWAIGAGHILKHLKTVHQNSVYHCATAAQEAVAQGFQREYEQFGTPESYFLQLPERLHHKRKKLATCLESVGLQPILPEGGYFMIADISSLKVDLNDPSTQGEAHDYRFVKWLIKEKGLATIPVSAFYSPEHRKDFENYVRFCFVKEDSTLNAAEDILRKWRDGK encoded by the exons ATGTCACGCCAGCTACATGCTCGCAGAATCGAGGGAATCGACAAAAATATATG GGTTGATTTTACCCAGCTGGCTGCTGACTACAAGGCAGTGAATCTAGGCCAGGGCTTTCCTGACTTCCCCCCTCCAAGCTACATCCAAGAGGCCTTCTGCAAAGCAGTCAACGGAGGATGCTCAATGCATCAGTACACACGCGCTTTC GGCCATCCCGCTCTTGTGTCGATCCTGGCCAAGTTCTTTGGTAGAGTCGTGGGACATGAGATTGATGCTTTTGAGGACATCCTGGTCACTGTCGGAGCCTACCAGGCTCTCTTCTGCACCTTTCAAGCCCTGGTCGATGAAGACGATGAG GTCATCATTATTGAGCCTTTTTTCGACTGCTATCAGCCAATGGTGAAGATGGCAAGAGGAAAGGCTGTCTATGTGCCACTGAGGCCA AGAGTGGAGGGGGGCAAGGCCCTGACTAGTGCAGACTGGCTCCTATCGTCTGAGGAGTTGGCCAGTAAATTCAACCCACGCACCAAAGCCATCGTCATCAACACTCCCAACAATCCATTAGGCAAG GTGTATAAGAGGGAGGAGCTCCAGGTGATTGCAGACCTGTGTATAAGGCATGATGTGGTGTGTATCAGTGACGAGGTGTACGAGTGGCTGACTTATGACGGTGCCAAGCATGTGAAGATAG CCAGTCTTCCTGGGATGTGGGAGCGGACTGTCACGATAGGAAGCGGAGGAAAGAGCTTCAGTGCTACAGGGTGGAAG GTTGGCTGGGCTATTGGAGCAGGGCACATTCTAAAGCACCTGAAGACCGTCCATCAGAACTCTGTGTACCACTGTGCCACTGCCGCTCAG GAGGCGGTGGCCCAAGGTTTCCAGAGAGAGTACGAGCAGTTTGGGACGCCAGAGAGCTACTTCCTGCAGCTGCCTGAGAGGCTGCATCACAAGAGGAAGAAGCTGGCCACCTGTCTGGAGAGTGTTGGCCTGCAGCCCATTCTGCCTGAGGGAGGCTACTTCATGATCGCAGACATCTCCTCTCTCA AGGTTGACTTGAATGATCCAAGCACTCAGGGTGAAGCTCATGACTACAGATTTGTCAAGTGGCTCATTAAAGAGAAG GGTTTGGCCACTATCCCTGTCTCGGCTTTCTACAGCCCTGAGCACCGCAAGGACTTTGAAAACTACGTTCGGTTCTGCTTCGTCAAGGAGGACTCAACGTTGAACGCTGCCGAGGATATCCTCAGAAAGTGGAGGGATGGAAAATGA
- the spout1 gene encoding putative methyltransferase C9orf114 homolog, whose product MSVVVFTCWLQGKMTDSVASKKPKLSSSQGEERVDWKKWKAERKEVKKQIKESKLIQQLDKQKEEEEEKKTEAAMQQSQRENRSGRSYTVSVALPGSVLDNAQSTELRTYLAGQIARACVVFCVDEIIVFDEQDEDVKTVDGEFNGVGKKGQACIQLARILQFLECPQYLRKSFFPMHKDLQYAGLLNPLDSPHHMRKDDECEYREGVVLDRPSKPGKGSLVNCGMWKEVQIDKQLQSGLRVTVHMNKTQNKDGRLHKGVVVAPHKPRTEGGLYWGYSVRLASSLSNVFTECPHKEGYDLTIGTSDKGGDVDKTSLSPFKHMLVVFGGLQGLEASVDADQNLEVTDPSVLFDLYLNTCPNQGSRTIRTEEAILISMSSLRQKITAAFPDVSTGS is encoded by the exons ATGTCAGTGGTTGTTTTCACGTGTTGGTTGCAGGGAAAGATGACGGACAGCGTTGCATCGAAAAAGCCCAAATTGTCCTCTTCGCAG GGCGAGGAGAGAGTAGATTGGAAGAAATGGAAAGCGGAAC GAAAAGAGGTCAAGAAGCAAATCAAAGAATCCAAGCTAATTCAACAACTTGACAagcagaaggaagaggaggaggagaagaagactGAGGCAGCAATGCAACAGAGTCAGAGGGAAAACCGATCAG GACGGTCGTACACAGTGAGTGTGGCCCTGCCTGGTTCTGTCCTGGACAATGCCCAGTCTACAGAACTCCGCACGTACCTGGCTGGACAGATAGCCAGAGCCTGCGTCGTGTTCTGTGTCGACGAGATCATCGTATTTGACGAACAAGACGAGGATGTCAA GACTGTTGACGGAGAATTCAATGGTGTCGGCAAGAAGGGTCAAGCCTGCATTCAACTGGCTAGAATACTCCAGTTCTTGGAATGCCCACA GTACCTGCGCAAATCATTCTTCCCAATGCATAAAGATTTACAGTATGCCG GCTTGCTCAACCCTCTGGACAGCCCTCACCACATGAGGAAGGATGATGAGTGTGAGTACCGGGAGGGAGTGGTCCTCGATCGGCCCAGCAAACCAGGAAAAGGCTCCTTGGTCAACTGTGGAATGTGGAAG GAGGTACAGATAGATAAGCAGCTACAGTCgggtctcagagtcactgtccatATGAACAAAACCCAGAATAAAG ATGGTAGACTACACAAAGGGGTGGTGGTGGCGCCTCACAAGCCACGAACAGAGGGAGGTCTGTACTGGGGCTACAGTGTTCGCCTGGCCTCCAGTCTAA GTAATGTGTTCACTGAGTGTCCACATAAAGAGGGCTATGATCTGACCATTGGAACATCTGATAAAGGCGGAGATGTTGACAAAACCTCTCTTTCTCCATTCAA GCACATGTTGGTTGTGTTTGGTGGTCTGCAGGGCTTGGAGGCCAGTGTGGACGCTGATCAGAACCTGGAGGTGACGGACCCCAGTGTCCTGTTTGACCTGTACCTCAACACCTGCCCCAACCAGGGCAGCAGGACCATCCGCACAGAG GAGGCCATCCTGATCTCGATGTCCAGCCTGAGGCAGAAAATCACAGCCGCATTTCCAGACGTGTCGACTGGTTCGTAA